The nucleotide window ccatcaactttcaaatcaaagacatgcaaatgtaaaggattcttgaggaaatccaaaaataaataagggcatttttgtccattttggcttcttttaaaagtgaaagttATTTATCGTATATATACTCTATCGTGCAACGAATCGAATATATACTCTATCGTGCTAATTTATGATGAATTAGCATGATGGGGAGGGAGGAGAAAACGTTTTGGGGGTTATATATTCATGTGTTTCTATTTTTGTAAGAAAAGCGTATATGGCTTCAATGAGACTAGAAGCACTCGAAGCAGGGCCCTTGTATCTAGTGACATGAGCTAGAAAGCTAGCTCCGCTATAAACACTTTTCTGTCAATATGTAGCACGCTGGAGTGTATATACAATcgttaaaatattaatattatataacacaaagaaaataaaatttcaaaggcCCTATGCGGTGGTGCCACTTGCACCAAAGTAGGGCCGTCCCTACTGTAGGAGTATGGATTAGTACTAGAAAGCACATCGAAATGGGTCACAGATGATTTGACACTGGTACTAACAAAGGTCACAGTGTATATTCATGGTAAAGTGGCCacaaataagtatatatcaCGTCATTGTGTTCTATTTTTTCCACTACAAACATAATATGTGGCCAAAATTAATTATGCTTGTGTGGTTTAAGGAAATGTGGCCATTTGTGTGAGCAATGACAACAGTAATTGGAAAAACAGTATTCAggtaaaaattattaaagaatttccggaaaaaaaaatgtagcttgaattatgattttttctGGCTAAAAAGGGATGTGAACAACTCGCCCTCAAtatattaacttttttttttctttcaaaacaaGTGACATAAAAGGGGGAAATTGAACATATATGACTTCAGATGTATGGGTAAATGTTTTTAACCATTTAGTTAGAACTTGAAACCTCGTATCCaaataatttctttctttttattgtttagtTTATACAATGCACGTAGAATGAGGGATTACAAGAGATTGCGAGTATTAGAATTTTCGAGTGAAACAAGAAAACCTAATTCATTACATTATTGTAGTTTCATGCATTGGCAGATTTTGTACTCTTGTCATGACAGGAAGGCGCATGCGTTGCTTACAATCAATTCCAACTCTCTTATTCACATACCACAGCAAAGGTGAATGGAAATCGATAGGGGATCTCAAAAAAGTTGGTCCATTATAATTTGGTGGACAAAGGACATAACCACATGGTGTGGGGATCATTCACCCACCATCCATTCTATAATTTACAAGTACTTGTATAAACGTTGGGATCTAAATCTCTCTAAACACCACCAAACATGGGGTGGTGGCACCATGTGCTGCAAAGCAagatttggaagaaaaaaagaaaaatgggcaTGCATCAACCCCTCACTATTATTTGTGTCGAAGCCACTTGTTCATCACTCATCCAATGTTTGtcaaaagaaaacccaacatcaaCATGTGATGGAGATGTTAAATGTTCAATATCAGATGTAATTCAATTCCCCACTTGAAAGATTCTTGATTAAAATTAGTAACATCTATCAATTATGTATAGTTAGTTGGTACATATGAATTATTCAAGTGGAAATTGAAACATCAAGAGCCTCTCAAACTTCACATCACTAAAGCAACGAATCGAAAAAAATGTATCCCCTCGTGTAAGCATTTTGTATGGTGCAAGTCACAGGTCTGACCACCCTTATTGCTTTATTATTGTTCTTTGGTGATCCGTCAGTGAAGATATATATGTTCTGTCGTTCTGTTCTTCTGCCCGTACCTTGTTTGGGCCATATTCAATGCATGCATTATTATAGCTATGGAAATCGCATTTGTGTGGTTGCTTTGAAAGCTGGAAAGGCCTAAGACTCGACAATGGGACATTTTTTTTAGAGGTACAAATTTGGAAGTGGTCCACTCTATATTATGCATCTtacattatattatattttcagaTTGTTAATATTGTATATTCTAACGAAAAATCATATGATACTAATATATTAGCGGTTTAGATTGATAGTTTGACCATATAATTAATATgctaattttaatatatacataACATGTTATGTTATTAAACTGTCAATTCGAATCACAACTTCAAGTACGAATCcgcataattaaattaaacaattatAATAACATGTTAAGAGTCTGGCAAATATTAACATGAAAATGCTTTGGTAAGAaaacaattattatttatttgctcATGTCAACATTATTAGCTGGTCCACAATGGAAGGTCATCCTGGTGGTGAGATGCCTATATTTAAAGGCCTAGTTCTCTTCGAGAGAGTCATATAGCAATATACAATCTTTAATAAGGAGTACTTTCACTTCTTCAGCAACTGGCTTTTTCCTTCAGGCCTTTCTTTGCTTCAATTGTTTCCTCTCTACAAATTTAAAGACAACAAAAACTTCTTTTGTAAAAATGGGTTCTAGCACCGCACTGATCAGAAACTATGCAAGCATGAACGACCATgatcatgatgatgatttgGGAGTTGATGAACTCATGGGATCCGACGGCGCCATTCTCAAGTCCTTATTGGAAGAACTTCAAGAGGAAGATCGAGATGAGGAGAGGTTGAATATTGTGATTCAATCTCTAGAGGCAGAATTAGTCAACATTCCAAGCACAATGGACTCCGAATCGACCGTCCAAGATGTGGAAGATGGTAACTTGTCGAACGTTGTAGGAGGCTTGGACGGTCAGGATTGCTCAGTGTCATCATCAGTTGATTTTGATCAGGTGGGATGGTTTGATGTGGATCAGGTGGCTTGCTCACCAAGCGATGACATGAATTGGTATATGGATTCTTCTTGTTGTGAGTATGAGATGGATTGTCCAGCGGCTGATTCTGAATTGGTTGATGACTATTATTGTCATGTTAGTTATGGAGTTGGGTTAGAGGAGCTTGCGTATAGCTCTTTATGGCAGGAAAATGCATATGATTCAATCATGTATGACTGAGCAAAGGACAACGTTAgccccaagaaaaaaaaatttctcaaggCATTGTTGTTTTTTAAGTGCAATAACGTCAAAGCATTGTTAGCCCATCTGTACATTTGAATTCGAAAGCATTACAAATTTTCCATTATTCTATATATTCTGctttgaaaaataatgtttCTATGAGAGAGTGGGTTACCCATCATATAAAAAAGGATCAAAGGAATTGGTATACATAAATACGgtaaaattttaggtttcaaaagaaaagcaaaggaATTGGTATacaattttatgaaaaataaaacaattataagCAATTTCAAGGGGATTAATTACTTTAGTACAACAACTCCATTTAGGAGATTGATTAATGCTACTTGTGTGCTGCGTTGTAATGTAGCATCGTTGAACTCAGCGTGACAAGTATTTGAAGCCCTTTGAGAATTAGGTGCGCGACTTATAGGCCGCGTACACTCTTTGTTGTGGTATAGCCCTTTGAGAATTATGTGATCTGTGGTCAAGCCGTAGCCAAGTCCCTTTAGTCATAGATAGATTGTGGTTGACATTAGTATAGGCCACGAGTGTATCAGTGGCCTATGAAGAAGTTTTCTAGTAGTGGATACTGAATGAATTGGTGATTATTCTCATGTTTATTATTGAGTCGGATTATTCTCTTAATGGCAGGAAACTGCATATAATTAATTGCATGACAATGTTAGCcccaagagaaaaaagaaaaagaaaaaagaactcaTGGGATCCAACGTACGTTGTCCTTATTAGAAGAACTGATCAAGAGGAAGATCGAGATGAAGAAACGCTATACTAAATAAATGCTCAAAAGACACTGAGGCAGAAATAGAGTgtaattcaatctctagaggCAAAAACATTTCCTCAGAATTTCACTCCCTGCCTTAGTAGCAATTTATCCTCTTGTATTCAACTTGACAAGTCATTGAAGCCCTATTAAACTTCGGAAGTGCCCTCCTTACATCTAGCGTATGCCAAAAATAACTTGCATAAAGTGTAATCTTATCCAGAAGATGACCATTGTTTAACAAATACTCTGCCAATTCCATATCAATCTTTTGTCCCCTGAATGGACATAGGGTAATAGTCTTGAGGTGCGACATCAAACAATTAGGCACAACTTTTGGTGGCTTCCAGTGAAGCTTTGAATGCTTTTCATCCCGCATGGTTCcctaacaataaaaaaatatatgtacattaatgaAATGAGAATGTCAAATGTCTTGTTGGTGTAACTTTGCTCAAGTACGGTGTACAGATCTTACTTACATCTTCTAAATCAAGATCTTCCAAATTAGGTGCGTTTTCCAGCAGCACTGCCAGCAAGTCCCAGTATTTGCAACGGTAAACAACCACCTTCAATTTGTTCAAATTAGGAAAAAAGGGGAGTTCCCCAGCCTTCAAGAAAGATACAAGTATTCATCATTCAAAAACTCAAAGCACAAAGTTAAAATTTCCCTTTGAATAATAGACTTTTTCAAACTGCAAAGTACCAAAGGATGAAAAGAATTAGAGTATCCAGACCAAAACTAAATGGCAGTGAGTTGAGAGGTCAATAACATTGTATTATGAACGCAAGACCTAACATTTTCGACGTGGAAACAAAGAGTTAAAGTAAATTCTATACAGTGTAAAGAAACAAGAGTTGAGAGTCGTAAGTGCTTAATTACCCTTAAATAAGAAGTTTTGAGTGAGAGATATTTAACATTGGAAATTCCTGCCAAAAGCGCAATTGCATGTTTGGGAAGGGAAGCTCGGTCTGCAAAATAATAGTCTTCGAAATCAATATTGGCATTGACTAGGGATCTTGCATCCAAAGAATAATTCGAGACACCCTCTAAGTGTGTCTGGACATCAAGCTTTTCAAGCTTTGGAGCATCAATTAAAACATTCTCCCCAGGATACTTTTCACTTAAACTCATTCTCAACGTCTTCAGTTCAGGCGCAGAGACCTTCATCTTATAAATAGGAGCATCGTTTTCAAGAAGATTCGTGTAAGAAATACTCAAATCTTCAAGTACAGGACAGTTTGTAAAAACGTTTTCCATTAAGCTCTTACAACCAGGACTTCTAACTGAAACAAGGAGGCACTTGAGACTTGGGAAACACCGTGAAGCAGGAGGAGCATAAGGAATACAAAGTGACCCATACAATTTCAAAACCTTGAGGGTTTTGCAGCTAAAAACGCTTCTAGGCAACACAAAAGTGTATTTTTCTCCAACATCAAGTTCAAGTTCAAGTTCAACTACATTACGCCTAACGGCAGTACAAATCCAACCCTCAACACGAGCCAAGTCAGTAACACAAGTCCTGAGACGAAATTTTTTGATGTCTGATGAGTCACGAGAGCAAAGTACACGATCAACAAACATGGCAAAACGATCATGATCACAGTGATGGTAACCAAAATTTCCTCCGCAGTCTAAGTCGAGATTGGGAACACAAGTCCATACGTTGTTCCACCTTTTAGACAAAATGGTGGTCCTCACAGCCCATATCGTTGTTGGAAGGAAAGAAAGTATGCGGCAAAGAAGAGCATCCGGCAATTCACTGATCCAATCTTTATCTCCCATGTGAACCCTAATCTGAATTTGAGGGCAATCAAGTATGGAGGCTTCGTCTCTCTGCTAATTAGGGTTTTAGTGTAGAGGCTTTTATAGAgctttcctctcttctttttttccttttttggtctgatagagctttcctctttttcttcgtAGTTTATGTCGCATGGTATTGAATATATTTCAtacctttaaaatatattgtcatattccaccatattataattattctATATAAAAGGTAGTAATTAGAATTCTAAAACAAGATAACTTAATTAATAAGAGAAGGGCGCATACAAAGAAAGACCCACAGAAACAAAGCAAACTAAACTTAGCCAGTACACACAGCGCCAAAGATAGCAAAGTGGAGAGACTGACAAAGGACCGAAAATCAAAACATTAGATGGGAGGCCCCGTAAGACCATCCGCTTCCAGCACACCCAAAAGAGACGGTGGTGGCCTCTCAGCCCAGCTAACTTGCGCCACCGCTCTGAAGCCAATTCTAGCTCCCCATGAGCAGCTTTGTTGTTGCTACGAGGGATCCAACTCCATTCCACTTCTTGAAAACTGTCAGCAAGCCTTGTAATTTCCAGAATGATAGGGAGATTGGACCAAGAGCCATTGTTAACCTTACCTTCCAAGCCCTGGTTTAACACATTTGAATCACCTTCAAATGACCAAACCTCTTTGCCAGATT belongs to Prunus persica cultivar Lovell chromosome G4, Prunus_persica_NCBIv2, whole genome shotgun sequence and includes:
- the LOC18778784 gene encoding F-box/FBD/LRR-repeat protein At1g16930 produces the protein MGDKDWISELPDALLCRILSFLPTTIWAVRTTILSKRWNNVWTCVPNLDLDCGGNFGYHHCDHDRFAMFVDRVLCSRDSSDIKKFRLRTCVTDLARVEGWICTAVRRNVVELELELDVGEKYTFVLPRSVFSCKTLKVLKLYGSLCIPYAPPASRCFPSLKCLLVSVRSPGCKSLMENVFTNCPVLEDLSISYTNLLENDAPIYKMKVSAPELKTLRMSLSEKYPGENVLIDAPKLEKLDVQTHLEGVSNYSLDARSLVNANIDFEDYYFADRASLPKHAIALLAGISNVKYLSLKTSYLRAGELPFFPNLNKLKVVVYRCKYWDLLAVLLENAPNLEDLDLEDGTMRDEKHSKLHWKPPKVVPNCLMSHLKTITLCPFRGQKIDMELAEYLLNNGHLLDKITLYASYFWHTLDVRRALPKFNRASMTCQVEYKRINCY